The Pseudoliparis swirei isolate HS2019 ecotype Mariana Trench chromosome 19, NWPU_hadal_v1, whole genome shotgun sequence genomic sequence aaactctcacacacacacaccgatacgcATGCAGAGGATGTTTTTGTGCCCTTCATTTTAATTCAATCATCTCTCCATGAACAGATGAGCCACTTTAAAAACATCATTACCTCATGCCCATCATTCAGTGTCTCAGATAAACAGGGTGCATCTGCCAGAAGTATATTCTCAATGATTTGAAAAATGACCTCTCTTCAGAGATCAATTGGTCTTCACTTTTATCAATGCAGCTTTTCAAGAGATATTTCCTATTTTCATGGCCCTTTAACCCAGGATTATAAAAAGCAGGGGGATTGTTTTAAATCTTGTGGGACCAGCTGGACCATTGCTGTCGCTCATAGTAATGGGATTCAGATGGCCTTTGCTTTTCTGAGTCGCTGTGAAATGAAATGAGAGCTCTTACAGTACACACGATTTAACCAAAACCAGTACAGTCATGATTTCAGGATGTCCATCCCGTTAAATAGTACGTTCAACAACCTTTCAGCAGGAAATTATCTTCCTGATTTGCATCCTCTCAACACATTTTCCTATAGCACCCAAACATTATAGTGAGCTTTTCTTTCATCACCCTCTTGTGATGTGATCATCTAACCTCTAATAAGATTATCCAATTCCCTTGCTTTACTCTCACAAGACATACAGCAGACGTACTGCCAGGTCCCCGGTGAGTGTGACGGCTGTCAGTGGGAGGATGCTGTCCAGCATGACAAGTCACCACAAAGCTAAACCAGACttgacacataaacacacacacacacacacacacacacagacacaccgcaCTTGATCCTTCCAGTCTTATCCTCAGATTTGCTCCTCAGCTAGCCCTCAGGATAAAGTTGTGATACAACCTCGCCGACTGAAACAGAGAGGAGCTTGCtcatgaaaaacagcctggcgTTAACACAGTGACCACTTCCTTATTAAAGCTTAGAGCACATGATACGCTACACTGATGAACCAAACAGGGAATCATTTAATACATGTGTGCTCTCGTGCATCGCCACTTGGTGAATTGCTTCATAACCATTTGTAAGACTTCCCAGGTGCCGGTACTGGGAATGTGTTCCATGGAAGGCAGTGATGTGCAGTCCAGTAACTCCGGCCTTGTGTTTCACTTCAGGGCTTCAACATAAAGAGCGTTGCCTCTCATGGCATGAAACTCAATGTTTGGGACattggaggacagaggaagatcaGGCCCTTCTGGAAGAAGTATTTGGAAAACACAGACTTGTTGGTGAGTGAATAAACTTCATTTCAATAATTTCCCTTTTTCCTGGTAGGAGACATTTAATTCTGTAATTATTTCCTCATTAATGATCACAAAGTGGTTGCTTGTCTTCCTGAGGTCTACACGGGTCCTCTATGAAGATACTGAAGCAATAAAAATCCACGGCATTAAAGTATATCATGCATGCCCAAAATATGCATTATAATTGTAGCTTGACAGAAGGACTTGAGGCCGAAGAGAAACATTTTCATCGATGCATTTTGCTGCATTAACTTTTCAGCAAATTTGATCCTAACATGTATATCTTCTTTCAGATTTATGTTATTGACAGTGCAGACAAGAAGCGGTTTGAGGAGACGGGACTGGTGAGCTTGATGTCCTTTCTGCAGCAACACATACATTCTGACATGAACCATCAAATGACTTGATGCTgatcacaataacatatatacgagagaatgtttttgtttttaaaacaagtCAGTCtcatgtgcgcgtgtgtgtaggAGCTGTCCGAGCTGATTGACGAGGAGAATCTAAAGGGCGTTGCAGTGCTCATCTTTGCCAATAAGCAGGATCTGGCCACAGCGTCACCGGCCAGTGAGATCGCTGAGGGACTCAACCTGCACACATACCGGGACCGTGAGTGGCAGATCCAGGCCTGCTCAGCTGTGTCTGGGGAGGGAGTTCAGGTCAGACTTAGTCTCAGCCATGATTCATTGATGTCTCACCAACATGTAAGCGTGGTCAGAGCGGCTTGCATGGAGACTTTATTTATATCAACAACCTATTTGACCTGCTTCATTTGATGTTTGAATTTTTATCTTCAAACGTCTTTTTATTTCTCCGACAGGATGGCATGAACTGGATTTGCAACAACATTgtgaataagaagaagaagaagaagtaaaccCAGACAACACTGACCAGAGAGTCAAACAGAGAACCTGCATCACTTACGGGATGAAAGACAACGTGTCACTTCATTTATAACACACCTCACTTATGACAGATCCTGTTCCCCTCACATATTTGAATCctaattttgtttttacaatttgtgtcatttttatgaatatttggaATTTCAAGGAAGTCTTTTAGGCAGTTATCAATCAAAATGAATGTGTTTGTCCCCTTAACCCGAGGATTCTTGTCTGATGAATCTGTGTGTAGCCATGTAGAACTGTTGGGGTTAGTCAGTAACATAGACGCAGAGCAGTGTGAGTGTAAAGTATAACAGTTTTGACAATAAAATAATTAGTCATTTCTGCTTTTTTGCTTTCTTGTTTTCGaatcttatgttttttaaacttaGCGAATGACAGAAATCATCGGATTGTGTTTTCAGgagtgaaaagaagaagagctgtCAACTTGCTTTATTTCTCCACCACAATGAAAAGCACTCACATTGTAGAGGGAGACCAATTGAAAAGCgagactgagagagaggagagtacaACAAGATATTAAATGTTCAAGGCACAGCAGAGCAACCAGTGCAAGAAATTACACGCAGAGAGGCTGATGAATTTACTTCAGAGAgactttctaaaaaaaaaaatcatgttaaTTCTGGCAGGCAATGTTCATGCTTTCTATGTCCCTCCGAGATATAGTTGGAAATTTGACGCATCTAAACTGCAGCTGTAGAAACTATTGTTCTGcaagtaattttttttaattacattttgagGTACAAGCCTTTTTCACCTTATGTTCTGAAATCTGCAATAGAGATTTTGCAGATCATAGATTTCAGAAGTCTTCTTCAGTCTTTACCCACACATGGGTCACCTCACTAGGACGACAGCAGACGAAGGCCCTCACAACCCTGGTCTGTTCTCACATATTTGTCCTTTAGATTGACCTTGGTCTCCTTAAGTCCTCTATTCAACCATGTTGGCTCTACTCATCTGCAGTGGGATTTAATGGATCTTTTTGTTTCTATTGTCTGAAGCTGGAATTAACCATCTGAAAACACTCTAAAATCACATCAGCTCATTCTGTGTTCTCCTCTACATGAAATTACGCTAATgaatcctttttcttcttttcttttttttgtctggtATTTATGAGTTGGTTTGAAAAAAACAGCTCGCTGGTTTACCGGCTAAAATGAATGGATATTTAgttatctccatggcaactacAATTTGGTGCAAGtcctaaaaaaatgtttaggcATCAACTTCTGTTGAGCGAGCACAGCGGGGGATGTGGGACCAATTACAACTTGTATCAAAGACTCGTTATGGCTGTTTGAAAGAGGCTGGGGGAGATGTGTTGTTCAGTGCTGCTTCTACCAACAGGTGGCAGTAGAAAGCCTGATTCATCGCAGGGCTGCTCTTTCATTTGACACAAACTATTTTCAGTAATTTTGTTCCAAAGCTCATCTTTGAGCAGATACTTGTATTGCACAGCTTCAGAAGAATAAcacttaaatgtgtttttctatgAGCTATATATAAATTACAATTGATTTTGGTTTACATAAAGTACCGGTAGCTTTATTGCTGCACATGTGTTAAACTAACCTGTTAACACCTTCAAATATCTTAATTGTTATACTTTAAAACACATTGTTAATGCTGAAGAGATATGACATCACTTCAATGCAAGTGTCCCCTCAGCaggtgttgccatggcaacaccccccccccccccctgttattCCTGGTCCACCATTCACCACTCTTCTTCAATTCAGCCCTCCCTCTCTTGTCCTCCGTTTATTTCATTTTCCCAAGCTCTGCTCATCAAAACAAAGCCATCTCAGAGAGCCTGGacagctgattgtggactttaggagggtacaacaacagaggacgtactcaccactggggattaacgggactactgtggagagggtgagcgggtataaatacctggggtCCACATCACACGAGGATGGACAtggtcaacaacacacacactgagaagggcaaggcagcgcctcagcctctcctcctcaggcAGCTTTGGAGAAGTTTCCTTCAGAggatccttccttccttcttctctgctggagctgtagagagcgtcctgcagcatcacagcctggGTTTGGCAACTGGGAGCCCAGGACAGAAAGGCAGAGCAGAGTAGTTCGCACTATTGAATTCACTCTTGACTCCCACCCTGCTTGTAcagggaggcaggaggagagagaccagGCCCGCAGGATCAGATGGATCATGAACCAACACACCAGCTGCTGCGACTGCTGCGGTCTGCGCCTCAGGGTCACGCAGGcagaacagagagaagaaagagagagaggtttttGAGGGCCCAGGAGGCTGTGAACCTCCAACCCAGGCAggaccccacccccccacactgcccacacacacacacaccacacacacacacacacacacacaacacacacgtgttgttgttgtgtaaatgtgttgttgttgtgccacacattcctgctgagcatttgCTTTTTTGCcactgcactgtgtgtgtgtatgtgacaaataaaacatcttgaatcttgatcttgaatcttgaatcacaaCCCAGGTATGAACAAACGACACGTCTGTGTTTGGTTGTCAGTGAAAAAGATGATTATCCTATAGGCTGGTTAATTAGACATGTTTGTATTGCAAAAAAATTcgatgttttattatttcagaaaACTGGATTGTTTTAATAATGTGAAAATCATAGGAAGTCCTTATTTCTTATGCTATTGTTCTATATAATCTGTATACCAAACTTGAATACTTGTTTCCCCTTAAAGCTGcaacaaagagacactgaaACTTCCCATCATGCCGGAAGTTGACCACATGCCCTCCATGAAGCCTCCTCTGCCCAGTTTCAGTGCTACTCTGAAGACCTCTGGCCTCCTGACCACCACCACCCTGCTCCCATGGGAGGAGGTGCACATGCAGGTCCACACCATCCTGATAGTCGTCATTTTTAGTATTGTCTGCTTTCTGCTCCTGGTCGCCTTCTTCTACACCTTCTGCTTCCATTGCTCCATCGGTTCGTTGCCTAAAGAGTCACACAGAGCCAGCGGATGCAGCCTAGACCGCGAGGACGCCACCTACAGGTGCAGCTCCCCTGAGAACCAGCCAGTGGGAAACATTGTCTGACTGGGACACAGAACCAGGATATGTGACTGTCTATTTGTGTTAGGATTACGCTATTGTCGTTCTGGGGACATGCATGGATGTGTCGCAGCACCATCGGGCAGAGAGTAACTTACCTTCCTTAAAACAAAGCTGGAAATCTGAGACGTTGCTTTAACTTGTTGATCTGTTCCTGTGTTTGATGGTtgattgaacagcagcagggtTTTCCACACTATAATTACTATAAAAAACTGTTGTGATGCATTTGTAAGGTAAGGTGCAGgtacacatgcatgcatttCACGTGAGAACACATAGAAACTGTAGGAACATGTCCATGGAGAAATGTGTTCAATAAATGCAAATGTACATGTGAATCTGACTGCCAGTGGCTTTGAGTGacaagacaaacacaaacacttccacacatccacacacggcTCAGCAGTCGGCTCACTTTATTCTCACTGAGCTGACAAGCGTTTACATTTTGCCAGCTGGGTATTTGACGAGACTGATAGTGAACAATGAATTCAGACGTGCAGGATGAAGGAGAGGGACGGAGGAGGGATTCAGAGGGATTTCTTCCGGGGATGAAATAAGATGTCAAATCTACAAGGTGCAGCAGCACCAACAGGAAATTACAGAGCTTGTGTCCAGCTGGACCATGTGGCAGTGACCACTTCTTGGTATTAAAGCATTCGTCAGCAATGATAGCTGAGATTTATTTCTGTTGTGTTGGAGCTGAATAAACATTGATGATTTTGCAATGTAACATAACACAATGCACAGCTACTAGAAATGTCAAGCATTACAGACTAGGCCATGAACAAACACTACGTCATTAGAGATTGTCATGGCATCACAACAAGGACGCCAAAATATGAGCAAAAAACTGCATTCCTATCTGGCGTGTTCTAAGTTTTGTGTTCAAAAAGCTTTTTCAAATGAATTACTGGCTACAGCGTCAGCTGGCGTCGGCTTGGCtcatgacacagagcacatggCGCTCTTGGAGTAACAGGAGCTGGCAGGGATGTCCAAGATGGAGTCTCTGCCGTCAGACTCGGGGGAGTGCAGTTGCAGGTGAGTTTCCTGGAGGTTGTCCTGCAAGGCATTCTTATCGTGGGCGTGGGGACAAAACCTTTCGTTTAATCGCACCAGTAACAAAACGACAGGAGAAAAATCATAGTAtgacaataaaaataatgacaGCTTGAAGTTAAAGCAGAGTCATTTGAAGTCTATGAATCTTGGCACCAATAATTCCCACTCACCTTATGAACAGACATCTCCTCCACCTGGCACTCCTCCATCGACTCCTTCAGACGATGGCCTGAATTGTCCATCTTGATACGATGAGAGCGAATTGACTTCACATCATTCTCGTCTCGACCTGCCACCGGTAAGGAGCCCTGGGGGTGAAAC encodes the following:
- the arl3l1 gene encoding ADP ribosylation factor like GTPase 3, like 1; amino-acid sequence: MGEAQKGLRSVLKKLKGSAEQEVRIVLLGLDNAGKTTLLKSLASEDVNTITPTQGFNIKSVASHGMKLNVWDIGGQRKIRPFWKKYLENTDLLIYVIDSADKKRFEETGLELSELIDEENLKGVAVLIFANKQDLATASPASEIAEGLNLHTYRDREWQIQACSAVSGEGVQDGMNWICNNIVNKKKKKK